One window from the genome of Polynucleobacter sp. MWH-Svant-W18 encodes:
- a CDS encoding chalcone isomerase family protein translates to MRILKIALSFTLLFCFAFSSFARDTAHIDSALSSAKLQGSGKLNWWGFHIYDASFYRSANPASSEFALDIRYHKSFSGVSIANRSVEEMKKIGVPEAQASLWGKELANFLPDIESGQTLTAVYNPPQGTLFYHDGKRIAQVPGADFSKAFFGIWLDPKTSAPKLRKDLLGQSCSPPIFNEAC, encoded by the coding sequence ATGAGAATTCTGAAAATTGCCTTAAGCTTTACTCTTCTTTTTTGCTTTGCTTTTTCTAGCTTTGCTCGTGATACAGCCCACATTGATAGTGCACTCAGTTCTGCAAAACTACAAGGCAGTGGAAAGCTGAATTGGTGGGGTTTTCATATCTACGATGCGTCTTTCTATCGTTCTGCCAACCCAGCATCATCAGAGTTTGCTTTAGATATCCGCTATCACAAGTCATTTAGTGGAGTTTCAATTGCCAATCGTAGTGTTGAGGAAATGAAAAAGATTGGCGTGCCTGAGGCGCAAGCAAGCTTGTGGGGAAAAGAGTTGGCGAACTTTCTGCCAGATATAGAATCTGGCCAGACATTGACTGCAGTCTATAACCCACCCCAGGGAACCCTTTTTTATCATGATGGCAAACGGATCGCCCAAGTTCCAGGAGCAGATTTTTCAAAAGCTTTTTTTGGTATCTGGTTAGATCCAAAAACGAGCGCACCTAAATTACGTAAAGACCTATTGGGTCAAAGTTGTTCCCCACCTATTTTTAATGAGGCTTGCTAA
- a CDS encoding thiol-disulfide oxidoreductase DCC family protein, producing the protein MTSLEKLTLFYDGSCPLCQAEILFLSRRNQAGLLEFVDVHSEQFHSDTIGISCDQALAAMYAQYESGGLIEGAAVFPEAYRRANLPFLAWVFSRKALQPSLRLAYRFFAKNRHAISSLFGPAALYLVKITASKARS; encoded by the coding sequence ATGACTTCACTAGAAAAACTCACTCTGTTTTACGATGGCTCTTGCCCTTTGTGCCAAGCGGAAATTCTGTTTTTGTCAAGAAGAAATCAAGCTGGCCTATTGGAGTTTGTTGATGTTCATTCTGAGCAATTTCATTCGGATACGATCGGGATTTCTTGCGACCAAGCATTAGCAGCGATGTACGCGCAATATGAAAGCGGTGGCTTAATAGAGGGTGCGGCGGTATTTCCAGAGGCCTATCGCAGAGCTAACTTGCCATTCTTGGCTTGGGTCTTTTCTAGAAAGGCGCTCCAGCCGTCATTGCGGCTCGCATACCGATTCTTTGCTAAGAACCGACATGCAATCTCCAGTCTGTTTGGTCCAGCTGCTTTATATCTAGTGAAGATTACTGCCTCGAAGGCTAGATCATGA
- a CDS encoding DUF2237 family protein, translated as MNKEVALNVFGEPLIPCSFAPLTGFLRDGCCKTNEEDVGSHLVCAVVTTEFLQFSLEKGNDLITPRPEYQFPGLVAGDQWCLCITRWVEAAKAHCAPLLKLESTHIKALETVPLDILKQYSSEI; from the coding sequence ATGAACAAAGAAGTTGCCCTAAACGTATTTGGAGAGCCGCTCATTCCCTGCTCTTTTGCCCCCCTTACGGGCTTCTTGCGTGATGGTTGCTGCAAAACCAATGAAGAGGATGTGGGTAGTCACTTAGTTTGTGCAGTGGTCACTACAGAATTTCTGCAATTTAGCCTTGAAAAAGGCAATGACTTAATTACCCCCAGACCAGAATATCAATTTCCTGGCCTAGTTGCAGGAGACCAATGGTGTCTGTGCATAACTCGTTGGGTTGAAGCGGCCAAGGCCCACTGTGCACCGTTACTTAAACTGGAAAGTACCCATATTAAAGCGCTTGAGACGGTTCCTTTGGATATTTTGAAACAATATTCGAGTGAAATTTGA
- a CDS encoding histone deacetylase — MKAFYTDHFILPLPAGHRFPMEKYSRLRDLVATLDDIELVEAPAASDTQILYAHDPSYLIKIIEGKLSAEEQREIGFPWSEKMVERSRRSAGATVAAAKNALQEGIAINLAGGTHHAYRDLGSGFCIFNDSAIAARTLQKEVNAKLKVAIIDLDVHQGNGTAAILQQDPSIFTLSIHGENNFPFKKELSDLDIGLPDGCDDQTYLLALEDSLSQLDSRFKPDCLIYLAGADPHEGDRLGRLKLSKEGMRLRDERVFAFALDQKLPIAISMAGGYGKEMESTVDIHFQTIKTALHFQQQY; from the coding sequence TTGAAGGCGTTTTATACCGATCATTTCATATTACCGCTACCAGCAGGGCATCGCTTCCCAATGGAAAAGTATTCTCGTTTGAGAGATTTGGTCGCCACACTCGATGACATTGAACTCGTTGAAGCTCCCGCAGCAAGCGATACCCAAATTTTGTATGCACACGACCCTTCTTATCTCATCAAGATCATTGAAGGTAAATTAAGCGCAGAAGAACAAAGAGAGATTGGCTTTCCCTGGAGCGAGAAAATGGTGGAGCGCTCACGCCGCTCTGCTGGAGCTACCGTTGCAGCAGCTAAAAATGCTCTACAAGAAGGCATTGCAATTAATCTAGCTGGCGGTACCCATCACGCCTATCGCGATCTCGGCAGTGGCTTTTGCATCTTTAATGACTCTGCAATTGCTGCACGAACCCTACAAAAAGAAGTAAATGCAAAATTAAAGGTCGCCATTATTGATTTAGATGTTCATCAGGGCAATGGCACAGCAGCTATCTTGCAACAAGATCCCTCAATCTTTACGCTCTCGATTCATGGAGAAAACAATTTTCCATTCAAGAAGGAGTTGAGCGATTTAGACATTGGACTTCCTGATGGCTGTGATGACCAAACCTACTTACTAGCGCTAGAGGACAGCCTCAGTCAACTTGACTCCAGATTCAAGCCAGACTGCTTAATTTACCTTGCAGGTGCGGACCCCCATGAGGGCGACCGCTTAGGAAGACTCAAACTGAGCAAAGAGGGAATGCGCTTAAGAGATGAGAGAGTTTTTGCTTTTGCACTCGATCAAAAACTACCCATCGCCATTTCAATGGCAGGCGGTTACGGCAAGGAAATGGAATCCACCGTAGATATCCATTTCCAGACCATTAAGACCGCTCTGCACTTTCAGCAGCAATATTAA
- a CDS encoding linear amide C-N hydrolase → MMNQKMAKQFLAIAVSSTLAFVPLSSNACTSFLLKGNDNGFVYGRTMEFGLPLKSQLTLIPRNLPMLGVGVDSKPGSGLNWTTKYAVAGMNGLGMPVLVDGMNEKGLVGGLLNAPNTAVYQAVSPADSANSIASIQMLLYALSNFASVDEVKAGFQKIKVNRSIIPAYNNQSAPVRMTLHDAKGKSIVIEYLKGELVITDNPTGVMTNDPAFRDQLNNIGNYANLTSVEKNPIVINGASFVPPSSGSGLHGLPGDYLSPSRFIRALFLTKSVPSSYTTAQQTNTAWHILGSFDIPPGAISLPATNAYGGGAGGIEVTEWSVVADNKNMIYYLKMFETTNIYSFDMKKMDVNAKEIKYYKLDKPQAVISIN, encoded by the coding sequence ATGATGAATCAAAAAATGGCCAAGCAATTTTTAGCGATAGCAGTTTCAAGCACATTAGCCTTTGTGCCCCTTTCAAGTAATGCATGTACTAGTTTTCTATTGAAGGGCAATGACAATGGATTTGTGTATGGCCGCACGATGGAGTTTGGCCTTCCCCTGAAATCTCAGTTAACGCTTATTCCCAGAAATCTACCGATGCTTGGCGTCGGTGTTGATAGTAAGCCAGGTTCAGGGCTGAATTGGACTACTAAGTATGCAGTCGCTGGTATGAATGGCCTAGGAATGCCAGTTTTAGTCGATGGTATGAACGAGAAGGGTCTAGTGGGAGGCTTATTGAATGCCCCCAATACCGCGGTATATCAGGCCGTCAGCCCGGCAGACTCTGCTAATAGTATTGCTTCGATTCAGATGTTGCTTTATGCCCTAAGTAATTTTGCAAGCGTTGATGAAGTGAAGGCAGGTTTTCAGAAAATTAAAGTAAACCGCTCCATCATTCCTGCCTATAACAATCAATCTGCACCAGTGCGTATGACCTTGCATGATGCCAAAGGTAAAAGCATTGTGATTGAGTATTTGAAGGGTGAATTAGTGATTACTGATAATCCCACTGGCGTTATGACCAATGATCCTGCATTCAGAGATCAACTAAACAACATTGGGAATTATGCCAATCTCACAAGTGTTGAGAAGAATCCCATAGTCATCAATGGCGCCAGTTTTGTACCCCCAAGCTCAGGCAGTGGCCTGCATGGCTTGCCTGGAGATTATTTGAGTCCAAGTCGCTTTATCCGTGCGTTATTTTTAACAAAGTCGGTTCCCTCTAGCTACACAACAGCTCAACAAACTAATACTGCTTGGCACATCTTAGGTAGTTTTGATATTCCACCAGGTGCGATTAGTTTACCTGCAACGAATGCTTATGGTGGTGGTGCTGGCGGTATTGAAGTTACGGAGTGGAGCGTCGTTGCAGATAATAAAAATATGATCTACTACCTCAAAATGTTTGAGACTACGAATATCTATTCTTTTGATATGAAGAAGATGGATGTCAATGCAAAAGAAATCAAGTACTACAAATTAGATAAGCCACAAGCTGTTATTTCAATTAATTAA
- a CDS encoding NAD(P)H-dependent oxidoreductase, translating into MSLIDKLQWRYATKKMDPTKVVPPEKLDQILGAIRLTASSSGLQPYEVIVISNPQIREKIQLIANGQSQITDCSYLLVFAAWDNYTTERINAAFDMTEKIRNFTSESGTAYRQMLLKNYPNRDPEINFNHTSKQAYIGLGTALIAAAYEEVDSTPMEGFDPQALDTLLNLKERGLRSVVMLPLGYRKADEDWLLNLKKVRRAKENFVSWIK; encoded by the coding sequence ATGAGTCTCATTGATAAGCTGCAGTGGCGCTACGCCACTAAAAAGATGGATCCAACAAAGGTAGTTCCGCCGGAGAAACTAGACCAAATTTTAGGGGCTATTCGCTTAACTGCCAGCTCTAGCGGCTTGCAGCCTTATGAGGTAATCGTCATTAGCAATCCGCAGATTCGAGAAAAGATTCAACTGATTGCGAACGGACAATCTCAAATCACAGACTGCAGCTACTTACTCGTCTTTGCAGCCTGGGATAACTACACTACAGAGCGCATTAATGCTGCGTTTGATATGACCGAGAAGATTCGTAATTTCACCAGTGAATCCGGAACCGCTTACCGGCAAATGCTTCTCAAAAATTACCCGAACAGAGACCCTGAAATCAATTTCAACCACACTTCCAAACAAGCCTACATTGGCCTGGGCACTGCTCTCATTGCAGCAGCCTATGAAGAGGTGGATAGCACCCCGATGGAGGGCTTTGATCCACAAGCACTAGATACACTGCTGAATCTCAAGGAGCGGGGCTTACGCAGCGTAGTAATGCTCCCACTTGGCTATAGAAAAGCTGACGAAGACTGGTTGCTTAATCTTAAAAAAGTAAGGAGAGCGAAGGAGAATTTTGTGAGCTGGATCAAATAG
- a CDS encoding cytochrome d ubiquinol oxidase subunit II yields MNYALAQNWLPLFFLFAMGLSIFLYVILDGYDLGVGILLNAVDDSEKDQMISSIGPFWDANETWIVLGVGVLLIAFPMAHGAILHDLYLPAAFMLMALILRGVSFDFRVKVNVEQKPLWNALFFIGSLVATFCQGVMIGRVILGLENSLYAWLFAVLVGICLPFGYCLLGATWLILKAEGELQIKAITWARKSLFMTGVCIVIISAATPLVSHQMFEKWFSFPNILYLAPIPLLIILCFSLIIRRLKKIAGGHLQREWSPFLLTIAIFTLSFIGIAYSLFPYLVLDKMDIWQAASATESLWVIFIGVVVVLPAILAYTFMTYRIFWGKTKPLSYY; encoded by the coding sequence ATGAATTACGCCCTTGCCCAAAATTGGTTGCCCCTCTTTTTCTTGTTTGCGATGGGCCTATCGATCTTTCTCTATGTGATCTTGGATGGCTATGACCTGGGAGTAGGCATCCTATTAAATGCTGTCGATGATTCTGAAAAAGATCAAATGATTTCTTCGATTGGCCCCTTTTGGGATGCGAATGAAACTTGGATCGTACTGGGTGTAGGCGTCTTATTAATAGCCTTTCCGATGGCACATGGCGCAATCTTGCATGATCTCTATCTGCCTGCCGCATTCATGTTGATGGCGCTGATACTTCGTGGCGTTTCTTTTGACTTTCGGGTGAAGGTCAATGTAGAGCAAAAACCCTTGTGGAACGCCTTATTTTTTATCGGTAGCCTAGTAGCCACTTTTTGTCAGGGAGTCATGATAGGCCGCGTGATTTTGGGTCTTGAGAATAGTTTATATGCCTGGTTGTTTGCAGTTTTGGTAGGTATTTGCTTGCCGTTTGGATACTGTTTATTAGGGGCAACTTGGTTAATTTTAAAAGCAGAAGGTGAATTGCAAATTAAGGCAATTACTTGGGCGAGGAAAAGTTTGTTTATGACTGGCGTTTGCATTGTCATTATTTCTGCTGCAACACCGCTGGTTAGCCATCAAATGTTTGAGAAGTGGTTTTCCTTCCCCAATATTCTGTATTTAGCGCCAATTCCGTTGCTGATTATTTTATGTTTTAGCTTAATTATTCGCCGTCTCAAAAAAATTGCAGGCGGTCATCTACAACGAGAGTGGAGCCCATTTCTTTTAACGATTGCTATCTTTACTTTATCGTTTATTGGAATTGCTTACAGCTTATTTCCATATTTGGTACTTGATAAGATGGATATCTGGCAAGCAGCTTCTGCTACCGAATCGCTGTGGGTGATTTTCATTGGAGTGGTTGTGGTGTTGCCAGCGATTTTGGCTTATACCTTCATGACTTACCGAATTTTTTGGGGTAAGACTAAGCCTCTGAGTTATTACTAA
- a CDS encoding cytochrome ubiquinol oxidase subunit I, which yields MIDTFIFSRIQFAANITFHILFPTISIALGWFLFYFKLKHIRTQVSIWNDAYKFWVKIFALTFALGVVSGITMSFQFGTNWPGYMETVGNIAGPLLGYEVLTAFFLEATFLGVMLFGKDRVSPKVHLLACFLVAFGTTLSAFWIIVLNSWMQTPQGFEMINGQAHATSWLAIVFNPSMPYRLAHMLTASFLTASFVLIGVSCYRIARNSQSAVNGHVLKLALTVAAVLVPLQIFLGDLHGQNTLQYQPAKLAAMEGIWNTQKNVPAVLFAIPDQQTKTNLYEIAIPNLASVYLTHTWDGEVQGLNAFPNETPPVAPVFFAFRIMVGIGMLMLLAAWLGRWYLYKQKQLPMWLTKSMVWMTFSGWVAVVSGWYVTEIGRQPFLVAGVLRTVDAVTNQPSGIVFSTLLLYLILYLCLLSAYIWTIFYMARGADVPHDGVQEKFPNISTSPYLKLGE from the coding sequence ATGATCGATACCTTTATCTTCAGCAGAATTCAATTTGCGGCCAATATTACTTTTCATATTTTGTTTCCAACGATTAGCATTGCTTTAGGTTGGTTTCTTTTTTATTTCAAGCTCAAACATATTCGCACACAAGTATCTATTTGGAATGATGCCTATAAATTTTGGGTGAAGATTTTTGCTCTCACGTTTGCTCTTGGAGTTGTCTCCGGCATCACGATGAGTTTTCAGTTTGGAACCAATTGGCCTGGTTATATGGAAACCGTTGGAAATATAGCGGGGCCATTGCTGGGATATGAAGTACTGACAGCCTTCTTTTTAGAAGCCACTTTCTTAGGTGTCATGCTATTTGGTAAAGATCGGGTATCTCCAAAAGTCCATCTATTGGCTTGCTTTCTAGTTGCCTTTGGAACAACCTTGTCAGCATTTTGGATTATTGTGCTCAATTCTTGGATGCAAACCCCACAGGGCTTCGAGATGATTAACGGTCAAGCCCATGCAACTAGTTGGCTTGCAATTGTGTTTAATCCATCGATGCCCTATCGTCTGGCACACATGCTAACTGCTTCATTTTTGACTGCTAGCTTTGTGTTAATCGGTGTGTCTTGTTATCGAATTGCTCGAAACTCCCAATCAGCAGTGAATGGGCATGTATTGAAACTTGCTTTAACCGTTGCGGCAGTGCTGGTTCCATTGCAAATTTTTCTGGGGGATCTCCACGGACAAAATACCCTGCAATACCAGCCAGCAAAATTAGCGGCTATGGAAGGTATTTGGAATACCCAAAAGAATGTTCCTGCAGTCTTGTTCGCAATACCCGATCAGCAAACCAAAACCAATTTATATGAGATTGCTATACCCAATTTAGCCTCGGTGTATTTAACCCATACTTGGGATGGTGAGGTTCAAGGTCTCAATGCATTTCCCAATGAGACTCCACCCGTAGCGCCAGTCTTTTTTGCCTTCCGAATTATGGTGGGCATTGGCATGCTTATGCTACTGGCTGCTTGGTTGGGTAGATGGTATCTATACAAGCAAAAGCAATTACCGATGTGGCTCACCAAGTCCATGGTGTGGATGACATTTTCAGGCTGGGTGGCAGTGGTCTCAGGTTGGTATGTCACTGAGATTGGCAGGCAGCCCTTTTTAGTGGCAGGCGTGCTAAGGACTGTAGACGCAGTGACCAATCAACCCAGTGGCATCGTATTTAGTACCTTGCTCTTGTATCTCATTTTGTACCTCTGCCTTCTGAGCGCCTATATTTGGACTATTTTTTACATGGCCCGCGGTGCCGATGTTCCTCATGATGGTGTTCAGGAAAAATTTCCGAATATTTCCACTTCACCTTATTTAAAGTTGGGGGAATAG
- a CDS encoding potassium channel family protein: MNNPPVHLFNFDVLLLGGVILLLMLIFHAVYNYFVTNTYQNTSRKLIQSQNYRYTLFLFYAMSFVLVGSHLIEIYLWGVALFYFSLVPNLDQAIFFAGSFYTTVGYGSIPLPSGWDLMVVIIALNGMVAFGWTIANLANMQRTVHVARRLAKSDGYFM, from the coding sequence ATGAATAACCCTCCTGTGCACCTCTTTAATTTTGATGTCCTATTGTTGGGAGGTGTGATTCTCCTTTTGATGCTGATTTTTCATGCTGTCTACAACTATTTTGTTACCAATACATACCAAAACACTTCTAGAAAATTGATTCAGAGTCAGAATTATCGATATACCCTATTTCTTTTTTACGCAATGTCGTTTGTATTGGTTGGTTCTCATTTGATTGAGATCTATCTATGGGGAGTCGCTCTTTTTTATTTTAGTTTAGTGCCCAATCTAGACCAGGCTATTTTCTTTGCAGGCAGTTTCTACACAACGGTAGGGTATGGCAGCATTCCACTCCCATCCGGTTGGGATTTAATGGTCGTCATCATTGCTCTAAATGGGATGGTCGCATTTGGTTGGACGATTGCCAATTTAGCCAACATGCAGCGTACAGTACATGTTGCGCGTAGACTGGCCAAATCAGATGGCTATTTTATGTAA
- a CDS encoding cupin domain-containing protein, translating to MNINSDYSKRVVMSHHDLPWVPSPESGIERRMLDRLGDEVAKATSIVRYQPGSQFKSHTHEFGEEILVLDGVFSDETGSYPAGTYIMNPPGSSHAPFSNPGCTLFVKLRHLGLDQVVREIVDTNTAPWYQGMVSGLTVMPLMQQGGGSSLVRWAPQTYFNPHKHYGGEEIFVVDGVFEDEHGRYPAGSWIRSPHMSLHQPFSKEGCTIFVKTGHLID from the coding sequence ATGAACATTAATTCCGACTACAGTAAGAGAGTTGTCATGAGTCATCATGACTTACCTTGGGTTCCCAGTCCTGAGTCAGGCATTGAGAGACGAATGCTAGATCGACTTGGCGATGAAGTGGCAAAAGCAACTTCAATAGTGCGTTATCAACCTGGATCTCAATTTAAATCCCATACCCATGAATTCGGTGAGGAAATTTTGGTTTTGGATGGAGTTTTTAGCGACGAGACCGGTAGCTATCCTGCTGGGACTTACATCATGAATCCTCCAGGTTCTTCGCATGCCCCTTTTAGTAATCCAGGCTGCACACTATTTGTAAAACTCAGACATCTTGGATTGGATCAAGTTGTGCGGGAGATTGTTGACACTAATACTGCGCCTTGGTACCAGGGCATGGTTTCAGGCCTTACGGTCATGCCCTTGATGCAACAGGGAGGTGGGTCAAGCTTAGTTCGTTGGGCACCGCAAACCTATTTCAACCCGCATAAGCATTATGGGGGCGAGGAAATCTTTGTAGTGGATGGTGTATTTGAGGATGAGCATGGACGTTATCCGGCTGGATCATGGATTAGAAGTCCCCACATGAGTTTGCACCAACCCTTTAGCAAAGAAGGCTGTACTATTTTTGTGAAGACAGGGCATTTAATAGATTAA